In one Lolium rigidum isolate FL_2022 chromosome 3, APGP_CSIRO_Lrig_0.1, whole genome shotgun sequence genomic region, the following are encoded:
- the LOC124701426 gene encoding probable glutathione S-transferase GSTU1, which yields MEGSKGVVLLNCFVSPFGNRVRIALTKKGVEHEVTSENMVNKSALLLASNPVHAKVPVLLVAGKPVCESLVILEFIDEAFATSGEQLLPADAYARAQARFWAAYVDAKVPACAGKIWQSPPGAPAVEEGKKEMVDVFKTLEAELGEKAYFAGESLGFADVALVTFAPWFLTYERLAGFSIAEECPVLTAWAARCAKENECVSKSLPDPEAVFQFVGGMRKHFGLE from the exons ATGGAGGGAAGCAAGGGTGTAGTGCTGCTCAACTGCTTCGTGAGCCCGTTCGGCAACCGCGTGCGCATCGCACTCACGAAGAAGGGCGTGGAGCACGAAGTGACGTCCGAGAACATGGTCAACAAGAGCGCCCTGCTGCTGGCCTCCAACCCCGTCCACgccaaggtcccggtgctcctcGTCGCCGGCAAGCCCGTTTGCGAGTCCCTCGTCATCCTTGAGTTCATCGACGAGGCCTTCGCTACTTCCGGCGAGCAGCTCCTCCCCGCCGACGCCTATGCCCGTGCCCAGGCTCGCTTCTGGGCCGCCTACGTCGATGCCAAG GTGCCGGCCTGCGCCGGGAAGATATGGCAGTCGCCGCCGGGTGCCCCGGCCGTAGAGGAAGGAAAGAAGGAGATGGTGGATGTGTTTAAGACGCTCGAGGCGGAGCTCGGCGAGAAGGCCTACTTCGCCGGGGAGTCGCTCGGCTTCGCCGACGTGGCGCTGGTGACCTTCGCGCCCTGGTTCCTCACGTACGAGCGTCTCGCCGGGTTCAGCATCGCCGAGGAGTGCCCGGTGCTGACTGCCTGGGCGGCGCGGTGCGCCAAGGAAAACGAGTGCGTCTCCAAGTCGCTGCCGGACCCCGAGGCTGTGTTCCAGTTCGTCGGAGGAATGAGGAAGCACTTCGGCCTCGAGTAG
- the LOC124703801 gene encoding ornithine aminotransferase, mitochondrial produces the protein MAAAIARRGAALAMVLARRGMCSASAPAAAAAALSSEELIRMEQDCSAHNYHPIPMVFSKGEGSHIVDPEGNKYIDFLSAYSAVNQGHCHPKVLKALIEQAERLTLSSRAFYNDKFPVFAEYLTSMFGYDMMLPMNTGAEGVETAIKLARKWGYEKKKIPKNEALIVSCCGCFHGRTLGVISMSCDNDATRGFGPLVPGYLKVDFGDINGLEKIFKEHGDHICGFLFEPIQGEAGVILPPDGYLKSVRDLCSLHNILMIDDEIQTGIARTGKMLACDWEDVRPDMVILGKALGAGVVPVSAVLADKDIMLCIKPGEHGSTFGGNPLASAVAVASLKVIKDEGLVQRAAELGEDFRNQLRKVQQKFPHIIREIRGRGLLNAVDLSNKALYPASAYDICIKLKERGILAKPTHDTIIRLAPPLSISSEELAEASKALSDVLEHDLPQLQKQIKKPESEAKPPICDRCGRDL, from the exons atggcggcggcgatAGCGCGGAGGGGCGCGGCGCTGGCTATGGTGCTGGCGCGGAGGGGGATGTGCTCCGCCTcggcgcccgcggcggcggcggcggcgctatcGTCGGAGGAGCTCATACGGATGGAGCAGGACTGCAGCGCGCACAA CTACCATCCGATTCCAATGGTGTTCTCCAAAGGGGAAGGTTCGCACATAGTGGACCCTGAAGGCAACAAATATATTGACTTCCTGTCTGCTTACTCTGCAGTCAATCAG GGCCATTGCCATCCAAAAGTACTGAAGGCGTTGATAGAGCAAGCAGAGAGGCTCACACTTAGTTCCAGAGCTTTTTACAATGACAAGTTCCCAGTCTTCGCCGAGTATTTGACTAGCATGTTTGGGTATGATATGATGCTGCCAATGAACACTGGAGCTGAAGGAGTAGAAACAGCTATTAAATTAGCAAGGAAATGGGGCTACGAAAAGAAAAAGATACCCAAGAACGAG GCTTTGATTGTCTCTTGCTGTGGATGTTTTCATGGGCGGACTTTGGGTGTCATTTCTATGAGCTGTGACAATGATGCAACTCGTGGTTTTGGTCCTTTAGTTCCTGGCTATCTTAAAGTTGATTTTGGGGACATCAATGGGTTGGAGAAAATCTTTAAAG AGCATGGGGATCACATATGTGGTTTTTTGTTTGAACCAATCCAAGGAGAAGCTGGG GTAATACTCCCACCAGATGGCTATTTGAAATCTGTGAGAGATTTGTGTTCTCTGCACAACATTTTAATGATTGATGATGAGATCCAAACAGGCATAGCTCGAACTGGCAAAATGTTGGCATGTGACTGGGAAGACGTACGACCTGATATGGTG ATTCTAGGCAAGGCACTTGGTGCTGGAGTAGTTCCCGTAAGTGCAGTTCTCGCGGATAAGGATATCATGCTGTGTATCAAACCAGGAGAACATGGAAG TACATTTGGTGGAAACCCATTGGCAAGTGCTGTGGCAGTCGCATCACTGAAAGTGATCAAAGATGAAGGTCTTGTTCAAAG AGCTGCAGAGTTAGGTGAGGATTTCAGAAATCAGCTACGTAAGGTTCAACAGAAATTTCCTCATATTATCAGGGAAATACGTGGGAGAGGTTTGCTTAATGCGGTGGACCTAAGCAACAAAGCTTTATACCCTGCTTCTGCATATGATATTTGCATTAAGCTCAAGGAGAGAGGCATTCTAGCAAAGCCTACACATGACACCATAATTCGATTAGCCCCTCCTCTTTCAATCAG TTCAGAGGAGCTCGCAGAAGCATCAAAAGCACTCAGCGATGTGCTTGAGCATGACTTGCCACAGCTGCAGAAACAGATCAAGAAACCAGAATCCGAGGCAAAACCACCAATCTGTGATAGATGCGGCCGGGATTTATAA